Proteins from a genomic interval of Hemicordylus capensis ecotype Gifberg chromosome 14, rHemCap1.1.pri, whole genome shotgun sequence:
- the LOC128337692 gene encoding uncharacterized protein LOC128337692, whose amino-acid sequence MWASWQREPRSSPPPPICFCHWPTQRTSQLGKERAEAVAIRAPGLPPSPDLCFLPSLAGNPENPSPVPSAASPTSPPHSLPPQPSPPSLPTAVSPTLLLLPTPETAPPDLSQPSPVEPPEDTVSTVSDACPGPSTSRGALQEDLPQGPDAEASSLQPPRPIFAWSSSSASTEYLRLSATCSFSPSCLSLNPSASPPQGFHNVQGKLENLMALQNKQVEDRQEDPMSFRAHLQHVVVMKRQL is encoded by the exons ATGTGGGCATCGTGGCAGAGAGAGCCTCgatctagcccccccccccctatttGTTTCTGTCACTGGCCCACCCAAAGAACTTCCCAGCTTGGCAAGGAGAGAGCGGAGGCCGTGGCCATCAGGGCCCCGGGTCTTCCTCCGTCTCCTGatctctgcttccttccctctcttgcagGAAATCCTGAGAACCCAAGCCCCGTtccctctgctgcttcccccacctccccgccccactccctacCACCCCAGCcaagccccccctccctccccaccgcagtctcccccaccctcctccttctccccaccccagagacTGCGCCCCCAGACCTCTCCCAACCCAGCCCGGTGGAGCCCCCGGAGGACACCGTATCCACCGTGTCGGATGCCTGCCCAGGTCCCTCCACCAGCAGGGGGGCTCTGCAAGAGG ACCTCCCTCAAGGCCCCGATGCAGAGGCCTCGTCCCTCCAGCCTCCTCGCCCCATTTTCGCGTGGTCCTCCTCCTCGGCCTCCACCGAATATCTCCGCCTCTCCGccacctgctccttctccccctcctgcctctccctgaATCCCTCCGCTTCCCCTCCTCAAGGTTTTCACAATGTGCAAGGGAAACTGGAGAACCTGATGGCACTGCAGAACAAGCAGGTGGAGGACC GACAAGAAGATCCGATGAGCTTCCGCGCCCACCTCCAGCATGTTGTGGTGATGAAGAGGCAGCTGTAG